The Bacillus alveayuensis genome contains a region encoding:
- a CDS encoding protein phosphatase (product_source=KO:K01090; cath_funfam=3.60.21.10; cog=COG0622; ko=KO:K01090; pfam=PF12850; superfamily=56300) translates to MDRIAVISDIHGNIPALEAVLEDIKSRNIERTFCLGDLVGKGPDSYMAVELVRTHCEKVVKGNWDDLMLKSDVTDVVKWHQHQLTKEQLSYLEHLPFVIEFYMSGRYVRLFHASPFSVWTRIQPWDHMEKRLSMFENTKNTSYIIPNVVGYGDVHNAYVQNFRGKTLFNTGSVGNPLEITQASYAILEGEYGSLVTKSFSIQLVRVPYNIERAIEQAKNAKLPDLDDYIKELTTARYRGLKDTK, encoded by the coding sequence ATGGATCGAATTGCCGTTATTTCTGATATACACGGAAATATTCCAGCTTTGGAGGCTGTTTTAGAAGATATAAAAAGCCGAAACATTGAGCGAACTTTTTGTTTAGGCGATCTTGTAGGAAAAGGACCTGATTCTTACATGGCGGTTGAACTTGTTCGAACACATTGTGAAAAAGTCGTAAAAGGGAATTGGGATGATTTAATGTTAAAGAGTGATGTAACAGATGTTGTCAAATGGCATCAGCATCAACTTACAAAAGAGCAATTATCTTATTTGGAGCATCTTCCTTTCGTGATTGAATTTTACATGAGCGGTCGATACGTTCGTCTTTTTCATGCATCCCCTTTTAGTGTATGGACTAGGATTCAACCATGGGATCATATGGAAAAACGATTGTCCATGTTTGAAAACACGAAAAATACAAGCTATATCATTCCAAATGTAGTTGGTTATGGTGACGTCCATAATGCGTATGTACAAAACTTCCGGGGAAAAACATTATTTAATACAGGAAGTGTTGGAAATCCTTTAGAAATTACACAAGCCTCTTACGCGATTTTAGAGGGGGAATATGGTTCTCTTGTAACGAAATCATTTTCTATTCAACTTGTAAGGGTCCCATATAATATTGAACGGGCCATCGAGCAGGCCAAAAATGCGAAATTACCAGATCTTGATGATTATATAAAAGAATTGACAACAGCGAGATATCGAGGATTAAAAGATACAAAGTAA
- a CDS encoding ATP-dependent Clp protease ATP-binding subunit ClpE (product_source=KO:K03697; cath_funfam=1.10.8.60,3.40.50.300; cog=COG0542; ko=KO:K03697; pfam=PF00004,PF02151,PF07724,PF10431; smart=SM00382,SM00746,SM01086; superfamily=52540), translated as MLCQHCQQNKATVHLHLQVNGQKQQYLLCQDCYTKYKNKVPTNFSNFPFSDFEQLFNSFSGYSNMMGAANEAMQQTQNRNRGGMLDQFGRNLTDIARAGLIDPVIGRDEEVKRVIEILNRRNKNNPVLIGEPGVGKTAIVEGLALKITEGKVPAKLMNKEVYMLDVSSLVANTGIRGQFEERMKQLIQELQSRKNIILFIDEIHLLVGAGSAEGSMDAGNILKPALARGELQLVGATTLKEYRKIEKDAALERRFQPVLVKEPSIEKTIEILKGIQGKYEDYHQVQYSEEAIQACVKLSHRYIQDRFLPDKAIDLMDEAGSKVNLQHDSLDEQHIQDRLNEIAQKKQLALKEENYELAAKLRDEEEKLEKQLGRNESVKKPIVDASLIEKIIEEKTGIPVGKLQKEEQSKMKNLEENLAKKVIGQQEAVKKVAKAIRRSRAGLKAKNRPIGSFLFVGPTGVGKTELSKTLAEELFGSKDAMIRLDMSEYMEKHSVSKLIGSPPGYVGHEEAGQLTERVRRNPYSIILLDEIEKAHPDVQHIFLQILEDGRLTDSQGRTVSFKDTVIIMTSNAGATDKQVSVGFNQSNQNENSLLTSLRSYFKPEFLNRFDSIIEFKPLEQKDLVKIVELMLNELQETLADQQITVEMTNEAKQKLAEIGYHPDFGARPLRRAIQEHVEDQIADVLLDHPDKKNLTVKVDNNQIVVQ; from the coding sequence ATGTTGTGTCAACATTGTCAACAAAACAAAGCAACCGTACATTTACATTTACAAGTAAACGGACAAAAACAGCAATATCTTTTATGCCAAGATTGCTATACAAAATATAAAAACAAAGTTCCAACTAATTTTTCTAACTTCCCATTTAGTGATTTTGAGCAACTATTTAACAGCTTTTCCGGATATTCAAACATGATGGGGGCAGCAAATGAAGCCATGCAACAAACACAAAACCGAAACCGCGGCGGAATGCTAGATCAATTCGGACGTAACTTGACAGATATTGCGAGAGCTGGACTGATCGATCCTGTCATTGGCCGGGATGAAGAAGTAAAACGTGTCATTGAAATTTTAAATCGCCGCAACAAAAACAACCCAGTACTAATTGGTGAACCTGGAGTCGGAAAAACAGCGATTGTAGAAGGACTAGCCCTAAAAATTACAGAAGGAAAGGTTCCAGCAAAATTAATGAACAAAGAAGTTTATATGCTAGACGTTTCTTCTTTAGTTGCGAATACAGGAATACGTGGACAATTTGAAGAACGTATGAAACAGCTCATTCAAGAGCTGCAAAGCCGTAAAAATATTATCTTATTTATTGATGAAATTCATTTACTCGTAGGCGCCGGCTCTGCAGAAGGCTCTATGGATGCTGGAAATATTTTAAAGCCTGCATTAGCTAGAGGAGAATTACAACTTGTCGGAGCTACTACTTTAAAAGAGTACCGTAAAATCGAAAAGGACGCTGCGTTAGAACGCCGCTTCCAACCTGTCCTTGTTAAAGAGCCATCAATCGAAAAAACGATCGAAATTTTAAAAGGTATTCAAGGAAAATATGAAGACTATCATCAAGTACAATATAGTGAAGAGGCGATTCAAGCTTGTGTCAAGCTCTCACACCGTTATATCCAAGATCGCTTCTTGCCTGATAAAGCGATTGACTTAATGGATGAAGCTGGCTCCAAAGTGAATTTGCAGCATGATTCGTTAGATGAACAGCATATTCAAGATCGATTAAATGAAATCGCTCAAAAAAAACAACTTGCACTAAAAGAAGAAAATTATGAACTAGCTGCGAAGCTCCGCGATGAAGAAGAAAAACTTGAAAAGCAGCTGGGACGAAACGAATCTGTTAAAAAGCCAATCGTTGATGCTTCATTAATTGAAAAGATCATTGAAGAAAAGACAGGTATCCCTGTAGGAAAGCTTCAAAAAGAAGAACAGTCTAAAATGAAAAACTTAGAAGAAAATTTAGCGAAAAAAGTGATCGGTCAACAAGAAGCCGTGAAAAAGGTAGCAAAAGCGATTCGCCGCAGTCGTGCGGGATTAAAAGCGAAAAATCGTCCAATTGGCTCCTTCTTATTTGTCGGCCCAACAGGAGTCGGAAAAACGGAGCTTTCCAAAACGCTTGCTGAAGAATTATTTGGATCAAAAGACGCGATGATTCGTCTTGATATGAGCGAGTACATGGAAAAGCATTCTGTATCCAAGCTCATCGGTTCACCTCCTGGTTACGTTGGTCACGAAGAGGCTGGCCAATTGACTGAACGTGTGCGCAGAAATCCTTACAGTATTATTCTTTTGGATGAAATTGAAAAAGCTCACCCAGACGTACAGCATATCTTTTTACAAATATTAGAAGATGGCCGTTTAACTGATAGTCAAGGTCGCACCGTAAGCTTTAAAGATACTGTCATTATTATGACAAGCAATGCAGGTGCAACTGATAAGCAAGTATCGGTTGGTTTTAATCAATCAAATCAAAATGAAAATAGCCTTTTAACATCACTACGCTCATACTTTAAGCCAGAATTTTTAAACCGCTTCGACAGCATTATTGAATTTAAACCGCTTGAGCAAAAGGATTTAGTGAAAATTGTCGAGCTTATGCTTAATGAATTGCAAGAAACATTAGCTGATCAACAAATTACAGTTGAAATGACAAATGAAGCAAAACAAAAATTAGCTGAAATTGGTTATCATCCTGATTTTGGCGCACGTCCTCTTCGCCGTGCTATTCAAGAGCATGTGGAAGACCAAATTGCCGATGTACTTTTAGACCACCCAGATAAGAAAAATTTAACAGTCAAAGTAGACAACAACCAAATTGTTGTACAATAA
- a CDS encoding 6-pyruvoyltetrahydropterin/6-carboxytetrahydropterin synthase (product_source=KO:K01737; cath_funfam=3.30.479.10; cog=COG0720; ko=KO:K01737; pfam=PF01242; superfamily=55620; tigrfam=TIGR00039), whose translation MLQQIYPQAQHDYQYELNKDMQFAAAHYIPSEKAGVCQQVHGHTYFVNVTIAGDELDETGFLVNFAKLKKIVHGKFDHTLLNDHASFDDQNKEKFPTTEVVAKTIYEMIQKELDELPNKPKCVQVFVRETPTSYVVFRPKKEKKSW comes from the coding sequence ATGTTGCAACAAATTTACCCACAAGCCCAACATGACTATCAATACGAATTAAATAAAGATATGCAATTTGCGGCAGCACATTATATTCCGAGTGAAAAAGCTGGTGTTTGTCAACAAGTACACGGTCATACGTATTTTGTCAATGTAACGATTGCTGGTGATGAATTAGATGAAACGGGGTTTTTAGTTAATTTTGCAAAGTTAAAAAAGATTGTCCATGGGAAATTTGATCATACATTACTAAATGATCATGCATCGTTTGATGATCAAAATAAAGAAAAGTTTCCGACAACGGAAGTGGTGGCCAAAACGATTTATGAAATGATCCAAAAAGAGCTAGACGAATTGCCGAACAAGCCGAAATGTGTTCAAGTGTTCGTTAGAGAAACACCTACAAGCTACGTTGTGTTTCGTCCAAAAAAGGAGAAAAAATCATGGTAA
- a CDS encoding 7-cyano-7-deazaguanine synthase (product_source=KO:K06920; cath_funfam=3.40.50.620; cog=COG0603; ko=KO:K06920; pfam=PF06508; superfamily=52402; tigrfam=TIGR00364), protein MVMSQKAVVVFSGGQDSTTCLFWALKQFAEVVAVTFDYQQRHQLEIDVAKNIAKELSVKHHILDMSLLNQLAPNALTRTNIPIEQTEGELPSTFVPGRNLLFLTFASIIAKQIGAKHIVTGVCETDFSGYPDCRDVFIKSCNVTINLAMDDQFVIHTPLMWLNKAETWKLADELGAFQFVREKTLTCYNGIIADGCGECPACKLRKRGLEEYLQQKGGDV, encoded by the coding sequence ATGGTAATGTCTCAAAAGGCAGTCGTTGTTTTTAGCGGGGGACAAGATAGTACAACTTGTCTGTTTTGGGCATTAAAACAATTTGCTGAAGTCGTTGCTGTTACCTTTGATTATCAACAAAGGCATCAACTTGAAATAGATGTGGCGAAAAATATTGCGAAAGAGCTTAGTGTCAAACACCATATATTGGATATGTCATTATTAAATCAGCTCGCCCCAAATGCTTTGACAAGAACAAATATTCCTATTGAACAAACAGAGGGGGAGCTTCCTAGTACGTTTGTTCCAGGAAGAAACTTACTGTTTCTCACTTTTGCATCCATTATTGCCAAACAAATTGGTGCAAAGCATATTGTAACAGGTGTTTGTGAAACAGACTTTAGTGGGTATCCAGATTGCAGGGACGTTTTTATTAAATCTTGTAATGTGACGATTAATTTGGCCATGGATGATCAATTTGTCATTCACACACCACTCATGTGGCTGAATAAAGCGGAAACATGGAAGCTTGCAGATGAACTAGGAGCCTTTCAATTTGTCCGAGAAAAAACATTAACATGCTATAACGGAATAATTGCTGATGGTTGCGGTGAATGTCCTGCTTGCAAACTTCGCAAGCGTGGGCTAGAGGAATATTTACAACAAAAGGGTGGGGATGTGTAA
- a CDS encoding hypothetical protein (product_source=Hypo-rule applied), giving the protein MTQSKRQQERQWAVRKQSQNPHGKVKTFAELKEDANHKPNR; this is encoded by the coding sequence ATGACTCAATCGAAACGTCAGCAGGAGCGGCAATGGGCTGTAAGAAAACAATCACAAAATCCTCATGGCAAAGTGAAAACATTTGCAGAGTTAAAAGAAGATGCTAATCATAAGCCGAATCGTTAA